The DNA window GGCCATCCCCTTGTTGCTTGCGAGCTCCAAGTCTCAACAATGGAGTAGTGTTTGCCTGCTGCCTGCCCTAGTGTCAGAACGGCTCTAGATTTCAATCCAACTCCCGGGCGGCTTGCATCctgctagctaattaagcgAGCTGCTTCgttatttaatttcattaattaattcccctttattttttttatttttttagagaccTACATTGTGTTCACAAAACGCAGAGATAAAGTGTGTTGCTGTTCTAGCTGCTCCATGCTTGCATAGTCACCAAGATTGTAACTTTTCTTAATTAAAATGATAGAGCAATGAAGTTCTTCTTTTATTGCAGAATTTGCAcgccaattaattaatcaaatcaaaacatcccgatcgatcgatcgagcgtgTCGAAATTGAATTTTCTGGGAACATCGATCTGCAGTGCAGGCCAATGAAATGCATTTCTGAGGCATACATCAATGCGCTGTGGCCGTTCGATCGATTGAATTGGTGTGTGGTTAATTAAATGAAAGTAGATCCAATGCAATTCAATTCAAGTTGGCATTATGTGCCTAGTATACTCCACAATTAAACTGCATGCATTAAGTCAGATTGATGATGTGCTATGGAAATTAAATGCCAGTGTGGAACATTCTCCTCCAAATACTCCCCACTTGCCATCCGTCCATCCATCAAATTCTACGTGAATATGAACGTATGTGGCGCGTAGCCATCCCTGTATATAAGTgtaaatacatacatatatacatacatatatatcaaaattcaCCCATTGatcaatttatgttgtttgtatatgtgtatagatttattagcatccatataaatctaagcaaaactataaaatcttatattaattgtgaaacagagagagtagtaGGCATATCGTGTCTAGATGGACTAACAAGTtgttaaaaaatgaatttcattgCTAGAATCGTCCAAGGCCCTGTTCTTTTGTTATTATTGATTATGGATTATCGTAGACAAACTTAATTTCTAAGCTTCTAGTGATGTGTTTCATtgaactattttctatataaaaaaagttcttTGTCTTGTCTTTTTATGGTAAACTTTCAACTTTGCAGTAATTAATTCAGATATATACATGTAAGTAGCTAtcataaaataagataatccaGATAATCTAAAAATCTCATAATACCACCTGGGAATAAAGGTTACGTACTGATAAGGGAAACCATCTCCTGAAGGTATTTTTtgcacctattaggtgtaATATCATGCACATAGGTGTATGCATGTaacttaaatagttataagaagtcaaaaaaaattccagatAGACTATGATATTACAAGTCTCTACACAAAAATGTAAGTCTAAACTCAATCTATACatcaagaaacaaaaataaaaaatcttatatttgtTGTGCGGGTACAATTCATTATCcagttttattatttatgtttctctatttatatgtttgtgcatagaCTAAAAACATCCCCAGTGGTATTACTAATTATTTCGAAATTTACTATAACTATTTAGACCGCATGCAAACTATGGGTGATATTGCACCTAGGTGTAAAAAATCCTTGTCCAAGTCATCCCATATGGTTAGACAAGACATCTCTATGACATTTGCTCCCCAAACAAAAAATCGATccctattgaaaaattacaaCCCCTCCATAGGTTTTTAATTAACGTGGTCACGCCTCCTGATTAAATCACGTCACATGATTTTTCACACGATAATTAAGGGTGTGCAGCCAATAGGAATGCAATTTGTAactctatatattttgtacAATCATGTGTGACACGAGGGCCAAGAAAATAACACTTCCTGTAACAGAGCTTCTGCATCAtacttatgtatataaatgtcATGACCAGTATGAAATCAATGTACAACAGTATATAGAGTACAGAAGGTGAAGGTTGTCGTGTGTGCTTTGTGTGCGTGTACATGTgtgtgggtgggtggggggggggggggggggttagaGACTTCCAACAAAAATTTCTCCCGAAATAACTACATCAGGCGACTATCTCGATATGAGATGATATTCAAACAGTTATTTATATGCAAATCCAACAGTTGGGGCATGGTTTTGTCCAGTTGAAGGGAACTCTTCGACAATGACATGCATGTGTCTTCTTTTCCAACGATATTTGTAGGCATCTACAGTATAAATTAGGTCACCTGGCtgtaggggtggtaatggccCCAATCATTTTGCCTAGAAAATTTAAGGGCCGGGTCTAAaataggttaaaaataaaattgtatagaattttgaactaaaaattttttaagaactaaatagggttgtgaaagaacccatGGGTCTTGGCTCATTCCCACCCCTACCTAGGTGCATGGATGTGAAACTTCGACCTATCAACAAGGACGGTGCGCCCATggctttattattattattattattattattattattattattattattattattattattattattattattattactactactactactactactactactactattattattattattattatgtgtgtgtaacatgtatatacttccattccatattataacatGTTTAGCCatactagattttttttatgcatcAATGAATGTTTTATACATGTCCAAATTCAatatcatccatataaatctagtgagtgcttgaaaataatataatctaGAACAGGggtaatagtatatataatatattgtcTTATTGTGGCCATTTGGAATTTTATTTACTTCTCTCATTAATTTCTAGTAAGGTTAAGATTTGGTGTATTGTTTGCTATTTATTATTCTATCTCTCTAGTACTAATAATCCTAAAGAAGCCTATCTATAAtcactctcatcttttcgcttatatatacttatgtattcataaattatttatcatttgcaaataatatGTCGTTTTGCTTATTCCTCtgataagccaaaagatgggcGCGAATGAGTTTAAGTTGTATTAAAGTATAcaccatttaattttttttaacctagaCAGGTCATCATTGCACAATATGTAAACATCATTCGCATTTCTTTCACGGCATAGACAATTAAGTTAGCGGGAGTGCAACTACTTTCACCAATCAAAAGTTAATGTTGTTTTGGACTTTTCAAAGTCAACAAGGTGCACGTACGTTTcactacttatattttttttatgaatatgtAAAAGATGCAGAAGATGTGATATTACGATATCATTCTTGCTGTATCAAAATGTTGGTTTTATATACCTatggaatatattttaaacaatGGTTatgatcaaaattaacttgCGGTAATTGAACAGATCCCATAATGGCACTACTCTTTGTGACTAGACGTAGGCTGCCGCGTTCTGCGAGGGGAAaggagggttagttatctggcacgaaaacatagtaatagaataatacatgattaattaattattagttataaaaaatataaaatagataaatatgaattatttaaagcaactttcctatataaaattttcaaaaaaacaccctgtttaatagtttagaaaGCATGCGCACGAAAAATAAGTGGATATGGTAAAGTGTTGGAGGTGCCGAACATGGCCGTAGTCATGAATGTTGCAAAGACATGATGACATATAGGGCTGGGGtgaaacaaattataatatcATTAAGTCGATTGCAAGCTACTactaacttatattttggaaaatcAAACTTGAggacctatatatatatatatagtctagtggggtccaaaaacatatcaaatcatctctaaattttgatttatatggctcactagattcttcgtATCAAAATCTGGTACCacgcaaaaaattttcatttttgaagttttttaagtatttttttgagatttttaaaagtgatacataacacattgattattttattaatatagtacggtcacttttaaaaatctcaaaaaaatacttaaaaaactccaaaaatgaaatttttttgcgtgGTACCAGATTTTGATacgaagaatctagtgagccatataaatcaaaatttagagatgatttgatatgtttttggaccccgactcacggaggagcccgtgagttgcaactcaccgtgtgtgtgtatatatatatatatatatatatacacacacacacacacacacatttgAAAAGGGCATTTCCCGTAGGGATGGATGGGGAAATTAATTGTGTTAGTGCAAGGCAATTTATACAAGATAATCAGACATGAATGCATACAGGTGTACTGTTTGAGATAGCTAGCTCTCCCACAAATTAAACAgtcccatgcatgcatatatgaaaatatggcGGCTAGCTAGCGCTGAAGCTTCATTGAAGGAGCAAATTAAATGGCAGCACGAAAGAggcatgcatggatgcaaGGAGAGGTGAAAGTTGGGATGAATAGCGAGATGGAATTACTCCTTGGAGGGCCTGCACGAAAGAGCCTTCCTGGTGGTTGTTTAGATGAGGCTAAACTCATGTCACGTTGGaggtttggacactaatttgaagtattaaatataaactaataaaaaactaatttcataaatgagagttaATCCACGagcgaattttttaagcctaattaatccataattagagcatgtttactgtagcatcacataggctaatcatagattagttaggctcaatagaATCATCTcatgaattagtccaagattatgggtaggttttattaatagtatatgtttactatttataataagtgtccaaacatttgaaGGGAATTTTATCCCCTTGTCACAAACACCCCCCTAGTTCTCTCCATCCCAGCACCAGCATCCACGACCTCAACCTCAGCCTCAAATTGGCTCTCATGCATCagtgcgtacgtacgtacgtactgcGAATTGAATGGCCGGACaggaacaaattaaattgaaaGCTAGCAAGTGGTagtagaagagagaagagagaaatgtTAATTGAaggctcgatcgatcgatcaatctgATGCAGTAAATTGATGAGACtggattgatcgatcgatcgccaaCAAGTGCACACGCATAGTGAGATCTGGTTGCAACGTTGGTGAattgtagagagagagagagagagagagagagagagagagagagatttcaGCTGGGAACTTGTGCATTCCTCTCCCTACTGCGTACTGAAGGTCTCTCTGAAGCTAATCGATCCACTGGTGTCTGGCCGTGCATATGCATTATTGCATGCGATGTGCCTTCACTGGGATGTCGGCTGCAGCGGCGGCTGACAGATCGAGAGGCCAAGTAAAggttctgcttctgcttctgcatGCATGGGATCGATATCGATTTGCAAGCTACTCCTACATACATagctgatgcatgcatgttttcaGAGCTTTCTCGATCAGGCAGCCTTTTTTTGAATGGCTGGGCCTGGCTAACGATCCATTAAGTTATTAGATCAGTCTTAATGCATACTTTTATATCATAGTTACTAAGACCGTAAACTAGTTAACCAAGCCATatgagttttatggggatgaaacttctctctcatcttataAAACTAAACTATCCTGtcaagtcagcaattttattgatgtcgaaccctatttaatgtgcatgacaccCTCATAAAATATACATTGAGACTGACCTTAGGCTGTGAGCTAGTTCCCCATGCGCTAGCTAGCTCTGCGAGATCATGTAGGTCACCAAAAATAAGTTGGGATATATTCGGTGCATGCAGTAGGTATGGCGCCCATGAAGGTACTTGTGGAGCATGGAAATTGCATCGAAGCTTAGGTATGGCCGCATGCAGTTTGTTTTGGTTCGTCGTCTGCATGTTGCTCCAGCGAAATTGTTGCCATGAATGATACATTCGCTTCATATTTTAACAGACGACGATGTTGATTTTATTACGTTTGATGGTTGGTTTTATTCAgtacttttatataattatgatttattttgattgtgattgaatttataaatataatttaagtataacctatattttttcatattttttgaattagacgaacggtcaaacgtgtaaaaaaataaacagcgTCATTTGTTAAAATATGAATGGTGTAGATGAGGGACCAGATCCAATATTTTACCtcagttttatttatgtggaaaattttaattatatggaATCTAATACATTGGAACTATGGAGTAGAAAACAATCCCCCTATCACAATCTATAGATCAAGCTTATATCGATTCCGTccctgaaataaaaaaaaaggttggtATGTATGTACTATTCTACCTCCTAAAATGGTGTGGAACGAACTACAAACCGTTCTGGTCTAAAGAGTATTCAATTCCGTTCAAATTCTAGCTCGTATTAACCGGAATCGACATAAGTGTTCCTTCTATCAAATCTGgcttatagttaatttatttgtattgtTTTATTATACCCCTTCTCTCATTACTATACCTTcgttactataaaatttataatttagcaTTTGTAgtttaaatatttgtcatGTTCCTCTGCCTTCATCATCGATCTCGATCGACTTGTGTTTCTAGCAGGACGGaaataactatttttagttttttctttacatTTACAATTTCCattcatgttatttttaattacgttATGGTTCTCCAGCGTTAATCACTCCAGTTTAGTGTTCTACCTCCGAgcaagattatttttttaagtaaattgttgttgataatattgtgcatgttttatatttttatgtttttcatacattaagtattttttttattttaaatttatgttgatTAATGTGAGAGTTCATCCAGTTGTTGCTCtatctgttccaaaatataagtatttatataattttacttttttccacaatataagtatttctggtAATATTCACCACACTACTTGTCATATCAATCTAAGtttcattcaaaattcttctcattttattaAGACACACTATAGTTTTTTCTTAACCATATTTTCTGATAATCAACCCAAAAATGCTTACACTTTAGAACAAGTAAGGTAGTTGACAAGGAAGCCTCCAATATTAGGGATACCCGTATAAAGAATGCATCATATAGTGCATTTCCCATATCACTCATCGGGAATAGGTACTTACGTCAGCCTCAACATATATACTGTGTCATGTATAGGAATTTTGATTACAGCGTCGTAATGTATAAAATCAACAGATTTACTCTGTATAATACAACCATTTTGGTGAACTGGGCTGATTGTAGAAAAGATGCTCTGGGACTTTGAGCTGTCTTGTTCAATTGTTGTCTGGGCCCTAAGATCAAAGCCTACCCAAGACAATTCCCCCTTCTGCCTTTTGCTTTGCTCCAACAAATTGAGGCCCATCTTGAAGTAGCCCAGTGAGATCACTCgttttacctttttcttttctccatgAAATCtttgttaatttgttcttTTGCGTGACTCGATTGGTTCTTTTTCTTCTGGATTAGCTTTAATTTTACTGAAGGCAACACGTAGTGTAGGATACGGTTTATTatatttgggtttaatttatagttagGTGTTTCGCCactgtttcaaaatttaaatatttctaaaattcaaatattactATCTCtgtcttaaaaataaatttgttttttattcatcccatacataataatataaaaaatactagaGTACCCGTACTTTATTAAATCCCAATGCAACTATTTTCGTATGTATCTACTGCCAATACAATTATTCTCTATTGTCACCGACACGGCGAGAGCGCTGGCTACTGGCCCGTGTCAGGGGAGAGGGAAGAAAAGGATAATGTTGATTGTGTGCACGAATCTCAAAGCAGATTGAATGGTTCAAACTTCCCATGCTGTGGAGTGGGATTATCTACCACATGTAGTCGGtaccaattaaaaaaaatagaattaattTGCCAAACAATAATTGTACGATGAATTAATTTCTGGTACCAGCTTGTACGTACTTGTGAAACACTTGTCTATTATTCCTCTGGCTAGCTTAAAGAGTTAAAGCGCATACAGTACTGTATACATGAAAAAAGATTTGTCAACGTCGTACAATCACCCTCAAAACTAGCTTTTGCTAACATGTATATGCCCATAATTAAACTACTCCAAAAATAGCGCCATCCAATAGATGATCAATTAATGCATGCAGGGCGTCAAACACATGACTGCAGGTTACTTTAATTTCCTCTTGCAAGTATCGTACGTGTTGGTCCAGAAAAGAAGATTTATGTTACCCCTTATGTCACTGCACATGTAATCCATCGTAGTATTAAGATTCATCCTAATTAACGTACGGCCTCAAGAACCCTAGCTAGGTCATCTTCAACAGACCACACTGATCCTTAGCCTTGCGATTAAGCTAACCTAGCTCCTCACATTAAATACCTCCACGTTAATTCACAGCTTCTTCATGCGGAGCCCTCGCGTTGCATGCATCCTCCTCCACCCACCTGTAAAGCTTCATGCGGATCTCCCTCTCATGGCCGCCGGCCCTTATCCTAATCTCTCTCTAAGCTTGTGGCTAAGCACAAATAAGCTTGTTGCTATGaacgtatataaaaacacTGCCCTAAACAAATAGCTAGGATTAAGCAAGGACTAAACGTACACTCGATCTATCGAGCTCACAATCTCCTAGCTCGTTAGCTACTGTAACCGTACGTACGTAGACATGTCGCAGCTCCCGACGCcgctggccggcgccggcgccgtcgccgtcgcggacgGCGGAAGGAAGAAGCGGGCGGGGCTCCCGAAGCTGCTGCACAAGTTCTTCTTCAAGGTTCTCCGGCTGaggcccgcggcggcgtccgccgccgagcagggcgccgccgcgttcGGGGCCTACTACGGGTACCGGATGGTGGACGAGTGCTACTACTACAGctacggcggcgccgggccgGCGTCGTGGGCCGGCGTGCTCTCCTCCatcccggaggaggagagctccGACGAGGGCGCgccgcccgacgccgccgtcgctctccGGAAGGTGCACTCCGACTCCGAGcagttcgtcgccgccgaggccgccgtcgTGCACCTGCAGGTCGTCTTGTAAATCACGGCGGCGCAGCTGAGCTTTGCTCGCTGCCGTCCGATCAGAGATCGACGCTTTGGATGAGATCATTGGCAAGGTTTTTTTTGGACACGCTACCAACGATCATCTCCTCCATATTATGCATCATCCCTCACACATCTCAAAGTTGATCGGATGGCTCCAGAGGATATCAGTTCATACCAAGCATCAGAAGAGCGTCCGGATCGATCTGCAGACTGCATCTACCAAGATCAAAGTTTAATCTTTTTCATCAGTTATCGACGAGATTTTAATTTGTGCAGCatagatatatgtatagatcATGATAGCAGAAAACTCTGTACTATGACACATAGAAAACAGGAAAACTCTTTTAAATCCTTTAGATACGTcatctcattttcttttgcattgcatgcatctAACTGataatcaaaaacaaaaaaattaacaaggaatTAATGTGTGACCACACATGACAGATCAAATTTGGATACTATAAATTACaagaaaaagatataaatatgatattaatCAGATTTTAATTTGGTTTATGTTACAATTAATAAAGGTCAAATTTGAACATAACTGTTTCTGAAGTAACATGTCACAcataatctatcttgtcaactTTTCTAATAATGA is part of the Oryza brachyantha chromosome 2, ObraRS2, whole genome shotgun sequence genome and encodes:
- the LOC107303658 gene encoding uncharacterized protein LOC107303658: MSQLPTPLAGAGAVAVADGGRKKRAGLPKLLHKFFFKVLRLRPAAASAAEQGAAAFGAYYGYRMVDECYYYSYGGAGPASWAGVLSSIPEEESSDEGAPPDAAVALRKVHSDSEQFVAAEAAVVHLQVVL